The Aspergillus nidulans FGSC A4 chromosome VIII genome contains the following window.
CTGGAAGACAACAACTCCACGCTCGTACGCTCAATCTAGATCAATAGTCAGGGCACGTTTCTTGGCTGCGCTTCCCGGCTGCTGATCATCCGAGGCAGGGTTTCGGGAGCGCGTCGGCCCAGGTGCTTGGGCTGAATGTGAGGTCGCAGAACAAGCATAACTCACCGGCGCCGAGATCCAATAGTAACACAGGGCAACAATCAGGCCTGCACGAACTGATACAGCGTCAGCACCATGGCCATCCCGGTCAATATGGTGGGGTTTTCCCTACGCGGTGGAAAGCAGATCTCCCAAGGCCAAGCCTGAGATTGGAACAGGGGGATGCGGAGAATGACGTTTGCGGGCTATCTAGTTCCTAATTTTACCGGTCTAAACATGTGAAATACGGAATACAGCGTGTTTGACCATTGATCCACCCTAGGGCATGGGATGAGCAGAGCAATGCTTGACCGAGGACAATGGATTCCGTGCTTTCGATCGACGTCTTTCGGTGACCCCTCTTGAACTTGACCACTCTTGGCTGTTTTCCTCACGTCTATAAAGAGGGCGAGTCCGACCGGCTAGAATCCCCCTTCACCAGCATCCTCGAACTCCTTCCGAGAAAACCCATCTTCGTCCGTCTTGAACTTCTCAAAGTCCTCTTCTCGAGCCAGACCTACCTCTTGTTTCCTGCTTAACCGCGAATAACCGAACATCATGTACACCTACACTCCCACTTCCAAGTTCCTCGTTCTGGCTCCTATCCAGTCTGCTCCGCTTGCTGCTACCAACGAGCAGACCGAGACAAACATCTCTTCAGTCCGTGAGCGTTCTGACAGCTCGTCgtccaccaccagcagcaccCGACTGAGTCGGGGTGCTGCTGCCCGCCTCCCAGCGGGATTCCTCTTCCTAGGCTACGACCACCCCACGGCCCTCAGTCCCGGCCTCTGAATAAGAAGCCTAGCGATGCTCTCCGCCTTGGAGTCTCGGATCGCGCTGGACACGATATCGTCATCTCTGAAGTCTTTGGTGGAAATTTTCTGATCTTCACGTCGTGTTTTCTATGCTTGCTGGACGATTACTGTATTCTTTGACCATGACGACTATGATACCACTACAGCTCGTTGGCCCGGAGCAATCAAGGGTCAAAGGGGGGGAAGCGAGGGGCACTGAAGGATAACTGCCAAGAGACAAATTGATACTTGCCAAGCTCTGTGCAATGGATAATCTGATAATTGCAGCTCTTGTTCCACAGCCAAGCAATGATAGTCTAGACTTCGCCCCTGATTACTATCTCGCGGAATGAACAATAAGAGTTCCCTCTGCAAAATAAGCCGGCGTACAATGTAGACGTAACGTTAGAGGCAATCTTAGATCTGGTTACACTCGATTGCTGAAACTGAAAAGTAAGATTTTAGAGTCAACCCTAGGCTTTCCGTGTTCCAGAAACATCTTACCCGGTCAACCTTCCccggagacgaggatgcgaGATTGTGGGAAGACTAGGCGGGGCGAGACTCCCTAGAAGGACCCGTAATCTCATCGTATCTTTTTAGCTTATCTGCCTGCATCCAACCTATTTTGCGCCGGTATGTCTGGATTGACACACCGATAGCCACGGTACGCGCCAATCACAGGCTCCTATCCACGCCGGTGCTCACCATTAAAAAGCAATATGCGCCGATGCTGTTTCTACCCAGGCGGGAAACGTCACATACCTATCATTACCGAGCCCCCTTTTTAGCTCTTCCTGATGGCGTACGCAGCACGCCGTATCCGGGTTTGTGGCCAGCCATCGGCGATGACAACCACTAGGCGGGTCGTACGAGGATCTTGGCTTGTTCCTCTACAGGGAGGGTCATATGACCCCCGGCCATTGTTGCTTCTTTGCTATTTCTGTCAGTATAGTCCGTACACCCATAGATTACGGGTACCACATACTCTGTACAGCTAGGATCGCCCTTGGCTCGCTTGGCTTCCAAGGTCCTCCTTACCTTGTCCGTAATCAGATTTTACCTTACCTTACgcagtactctgtacagtcCATAGAATTCGCAATCCGCTGGAGACTCTGTGGTGCTTCCACGTCAGAGGGGAATGTTCTGAACGAGGACAAATTATCATTAGCATGAATGCAGATCAGTGATTTGGAAAGTCTTCAGCCGCGGTCCAACGGAGCTACCAAAGTATTGAGTAACCAAGCCTTTCTTGATCTGCCTTGGCACTTAGATATCTCAAAATCTCTCTGGGACTGTACTGTTAGCAATTCAGCTGACGTGAGGGTCCATATTGCTTGAGAAATTTTGGGCCACTCCTCTCTTACACACTATCGTTCCCCTCAACCCTCGTTACGAGTCCAGCCCCGCACGATAACGCCTCACGACCATCCCCTCACCCCGCTCCGCGGACACCCGCTTCCATTATCTCCACATACGTCTAAGCCAACAACTGGTCGTCAATCCTTAGTTCTCACCTCGGTGCTATCGTGGATAGCACATAATCATCACGCGGTTCTGCCCAAACACCAGTTGTCCAGCTCACCATGCATCCTCCTGGCCGCATAGGCCACCACATAAATGCACTACCCGTTCTCTCTCCGCCCGCAGTAGCCCGCCATAAAGCGCATCCTCACCATATTCAAGCCCAATGTGTGCTGCCGTGTGCCCATCT
Protein-coding sequences here:
- a CDS encoding uncharacterized protein (transcript_id=CADANIAT00001840), coding for MYTYTPTSKFLVLAPIQSAPLAATNEQTETNISSVRERSDSSSSTTSSTRLSRGAAARLPAGFLFLGYDHPTALSPGL